In the genome of Vanessa cardui chromosome 11, ilVanCard2.1, whole genome shotgun sequence, the window atttttaattagatatacacatagtacgatacaaattagatgtagcattgacaaaattcgtaaaaccgattactggcgaTTTGCACAACCAATAATAAGATCCCTATCActccattcgacgctatttgtccCTATAGACTCTCGCGTCATTTCAACCCATAgccagtcagtcagtcagttatATGATATAACacgttgttacgtttgtgtaaagatcatattcacataacaaataaatatttataattggcGTGTTAAATTCGTATGTTtaggttttacgaatattgtcgatgctacatctaagttgtgtcgtacgatacatagattttatatttagaacttaaatttaatctgttaaaaaaaatgtacctcTCGAGTTTCTCAACACAGGCGTCTTGATAGTCATGTATCCAGCGTACACCATTGAAGTGGCACACGGCACGCATGTCTTCCGGTAACTCCTCGGGTTCTGGCCATTCGAAGTTGTCGATAATTGGTACAATATTGCACTGTGATTGCAACGCTGCCACTATCTCctgcaaatatttataagacGTTGCTTTAACGACGATgtattaaaattcttatataCCTAATTACTGATGAGAATCTTAAACATCACTAATAAATTACGAGCTCTTGTTAAACTACACAGTACACTGAGTAAAATATTGCAACTGAATTTTGGAAAAGTTCCACGTAACGATTTGGAATTAAATTTTTGGTACAAGTTTACTCGTTTATctgatatttgttatttttaataatctaaattgtaaaatcaatgtaatttgaattaaatttatttagaaagctTACCCGATGGACCCAGTCTTTTTGTTCTGTATCATGTTTGCACCTTTCAAGGGCGTTTGGTGTTAGGACCAACAAAAAGTGTTTGGCTTGGCGTATGCTTCGGAGTAGGTTGTTGTCGAATTTGCCCGCCTCTAACCTCTCGACGTCGATGAAAACCGTAAAACCTCGCACTTGCAGGTGAACTTTTAACAAACTCGCCAGTTGAGAACCGTTCGAACGACGATAGCTTACAAAAACGTCCAATTTCTTTTCCATATTCTCTTCGCCTTTACTGAGCAAATTGTTTTCGTATGCTGTgaataacatgtttattttaaggTTACGCAATTTACGAGCGGTGTCGTGTGTAGGTATTTTATAGGGGAACCGTTATTATGAGTtaacgtaaacaaaataaaagacgCAGACTTTACATTCCCAGGGAATGTATCACAATGAATGATGGTTGTGCTCACCTCGTATTGCGTTTAATATTCGTAGTCGATGTATGCTATTAACTATCCTACATTCCACTTCAAGTTGTTCATCACTTAACCCTCGAATTGATTCTTTATCTACACCAGCATTTAACAttgaatatgtatagattgtgtATTCTGGACCAATTCCTTGTAAGAATTCGTTTAAACTGCCCGTATCACGTGAACTGTAGTCTGCCATTTTCTTTAATTGCTGAAGTTCTCTGGTGAATCTACAAAAATGAGAGGACATTAGACAAGACctttataactaaattataaatgacaaaaatttcgaaatgtttgtatatttcgTACCTTTTACGTTTGATTCCATTATGTAATCCAATGTCTTCTTTGAGATTGTCTTcagttatttgtaataataagtcTCCATCCACTCGACTCTCGTAAAAGTTGGTGGCATATTCGGAAAAACCTATTTGCTTCACCCATTCTCGTACATCTTCTATCGACCAAAGAGGTACTTGTTGGGACAGCTTGTGAGGAACCTCCTCTCCTATGAGTCTCAATGCTTGTGCGGCGTATTTCGACGCGACCGCATTAGGACAACTGGCTACTTTCTTTAATGACTCAATAGCTCCGATTTCCCTAAAGATTTCTGTGTTACCTTGCTGTTTCTTTATTCCGGCTTCCATACAAAAATGGAATGCAGCGAGGTTCCTAGCCTCTTCTCTTTTTGAACTCAGTACAGGAACTAACCTCTGCAACCAGTTTTTACTCTGGCCGTGTGCATGTGCCAAATTTGATCGAGCGAACTCGGAAGGATTGTGTGTTGTAACGAATGGCTCTACTAGATCAAGAGTACCAGACTTTAGGACGGCGGCTTCTATTTCCTTATTCGCAACTAAAACAGCGATAGCTAAGCAAGCATAGTACTTGATATTATCATCATTGTGAAAAGCTAGAGGGAACAACCACATCGGTACTGATCGTTTTATCATGGCTTCTTGATTTTCAGCACCACCGTACAGCGAAAGGTTAGCAAGGGCCGTGGCACAATGTCGAAGAGTTTCAATGTCATTTTTCCTGCATTCGAATAAAACTGCGTCTAAGCCACCGAGCTTAATAACGTCGCTACAAGTGCCTTCACTGTGTTTGAACAAGTGTTCCAAGATTCCAGTACCTATTCTTGCGTGATCCACGGAGTTTGCGTGTTTCGTACATACACAGGCGACATTCACGACTTTTTCAAGTCCGTTCTCTACGACATGAGCTCTGTTCTCTGTAGTAAGGCATTGTTCGAGAAGTTTAGCGGAGCAAAATTGTAAATCAGGATTATTTGATTCTAAGCAGTTGGCCATTAATATGTCAAGACCGCCAGAAGTTCGCAATGTATTGCACAAGGAGTAGCCCAGTTCGTGTCCGTACGTCGGCACTGCCCATGCTCTCCTCAGCATTTCATTGAGTTTGTTGAAGTGTGTGCATGcgttttttaaatctatttgattgttttttac includes:
- the LOC124533899 gene encoding NAD(+) hydrolase sarm1 isoform X7, which translates into the protein MVVTKVDNMASYSAYTGKPKILFPKKVRSEESLLSPGKTTKTSRWIPEFSLDGSNSLKSNGSAKDLASVMENLKKSSLARQNQTLNTQVTSSLKQQMVSSTTSSSAVTSQRVQSSSQRASSMKSDLTELKSSISEMKTLSNSALNFGQRLRSSMENIVDQDDIKDRHISDIRDLSEMGDIGDMSDMSDLAGDGPLVTFPESDTPPPDKQCLLASNTSVGTNAANELKYSAARMTSASSTRVVTDGYSASKSEANSTRMRRLQHGDMQYAERSAAGASHRLLQAEGLTAEQNAAYHQEKRSLQAGEVTAQEANNMSATSSRLQTEAFSAEKKAMASSQARQTVTSSGMFSHKEHSSVAHSNMTISSKNLTTKSTLLSSQMSQLLNGTVKPGDEDLSNLTFEDLDKLDASSNQKDVETAIQKYSHRVNAFITAVKNNQIDLKNACTHFNKLNEMLRRAWAVPTYGHELGYSLCNTLRTSGGLDILMANCLESNNPDLQFCSAKLLEQCLTTENRAHVVENGLEKVVNVACVCTKHANSVDHARIGTGILEHLFKHSEGTCSDVIKLGGLDAVLFECRKNDIETLRHCATALANLSLYGGAENQEAMIKRSVPMWLFPLAFHNDDNIKYYACLAIAVLVANKEIEAAVLKSGTLDLVEPFVTTHNPSEFARSNLAHAHGQSKNWLQRLVPVLSSKREEARNLAAFHFCMEAGIKKQQGNTEIFREIGAIESLKKVASCPNAVASKYAAQALRLIGEEVPHKLSQQVPLWSIEDVREWVKQIGFSEYATNFYESRVDGDLLLQITEDNLKEDIGLHNGIKRKRFTRELQQLKKMADYSSRDTGSLNEFLQGIGPEYTIYTYSMLNAGVDKESIRGLSDEQLEVECRIVNSIHRLRILNAIRAYENNLLSKGEENMEKKLDVFVSYRRSNGSQLASLLKVHLQVRGFTVFIDVERLEAGKFDNNLLRSIRQAKHFLLVLTPNALERCKHDTEQKDWVHREIVAALQSQCNIVPIIDNFEWPEPEELPEDMRAVCHFNGVRWIHDYQDACVEKLESFLRGKSNLANRLEGALRSRGDVPTPGTATIGRGPPNYQRMHSSESRGSDKAD
- the LOC124533899 gene encoding NAD(+) hydrolase sarm1 isoform X6 is translated as MGNVQCCASDRLHEGKTPKKPKNKKKNKKKQKENSEKTNGVGGGKVNESVYTVPKVADDNCERAALQAAQAQATPDDPVKKSQESLNMTQPTDTNSVKSETRNETMAAARERFFGQIPEFSLDGSNSLKSNGSAKDLASVMENLKKSSLARQNQTLNTQMVSSTTSSSAVTSQRVQSSSQRASSMKSDLTELKSSISEMKTLSNSALNFGQRLRSSMENIVDQDDIKDRHISDIRDLSEMGDIGDMSDMSDLAGDGPLVTFPESDTPPPDKQCLLASNTSVGTNAANELKYSAARMTSASSTRVVTDGYSASKSEANSTRMRRLQHGDMQYAERSAAGASHRLLQAEGLTAEQNAAYHQEKRSLQAGEVTAQEANNMSATSSRLQTEAFSAEKKAMASSQARQTVTSSGMFSHKEHSSVAHSNMTISSKNLTTKSTLLSSQMSQLLNGTVKPGDEDLSNLTFEDLDKLDASSNQKDVETAIQKYSHRVNAFITAVKNNQIDLKNACTHFNKLNEMLRRAWAVPTYGHELGYSLCNTLRTSGGLDILMANCLESNNPDLQFCSAKLLEQCLTTENRAHVVENGLEKVVNVACVCTKHANSVDHARIGTGILEHLFKHSEGTCSDVIKLGGLDAVLFECRKNDIETLRHCATALANLSLYGGAENQEAMIKRSVPMWLFPLAFHNDDNIKYYACLAIAVLVANKEIEAAVLKSGTLDLVEPFVTTHNPSEFARSNLAHAHGQSKNWLQRLVPVLSSKREEARNLAAFHFCMEAGIKKQQGNTEIFREIGAIESLKKVASCPNAVASKYAAQALRLIGEEVPHKLSQQVPLWSIEDVREWVKQIGFSEYATNFYESRVDGDLLLQITEDNLKEDIGLHNGIKRKRFTRELQQLKKMADYSSRDTGSLNEFLQGIGPEYTIYTYSMLNAGVDKESIRGLSDEQLEVECRIVNSIHRLRILNAIRAYENNLLSKGEENMEKKLDVFVSYRRSNGSQLASLLKVHLQVRGFTVFIDVERLEAGKFDNNLLRSIRQAKHFLLVLTPNALERCKHDTEQKDWVHREIVAALQSQCNIVPIIDNFEWPEPEELPEDMRAVCHFNGVRWIHDYQDACVEKLESFLRGKSNLANRLEGALRSRGDVPTPGTATIGRGPPNYQRMHSSESRGSDKAD
- the LOC124533899 gene encoding NAD(+) hydrolase sarm1 isoform X10; the encoded protein is MVVTKVDNMASYSAYTGKPKILFPKKIPEFSLDGSNSLKSNGSAKDLASVMENLKKSSLARQNQTLNTQMVSSTTSSSAVTSQRVQSSSQRASSMKSDLTELKSSISEMKTLSNSALNFGQRLRSSMENIVDQDDIKDRHISDIRDLSEMGDIGDMSDMSDLAGDGPLVTFPESDTPPPDKQCLLASNTSVGTNAANELKYSAARMTSASSTRVVTDGYSASKSEANSTRMRRLQHGDMQYAERSAAGASHRLLQAEGLTAEQNAAYHQEKRSLQAGEVTAQEANNMSATSSRLQTEAFSAEKKAMASSQARQTVTSSGMFSHKEHSSVAHSNMTISSKNLTTKSTLLSSQMSQLLNGTVKPGDEDLSNLTFEDLDKLDASSNQKDVETAIQKYSHRVNAFITAVKNNQIDLKNACTHFNKLNEMLRRAWAVPTYGHELGYSLCNTLRTSGGLDILMANCLESNNPDLQFCSAKLLEQCLTTENRAHVVENGLEKVVNVACVCTKHANSVDHARIGTGILEHLFKHSEGTCSDVIKLGGLDAVLFECRKNDIETLRHCATALANLSLYGGAENQEAMIKRSVPMWLFPLAFHNDDNIKYYACLAIAVLVANKEIEAAVLKSGTLDLVEPFVTTHNPSEFARSNLAHAHGQSKNWLQRLVPVLSSKREEARNLAAFHFCMEAGIKKQQGNTEIFREIGAIESLKKVASCPNAVASKYAAQALRLIGEEVPHKLSQQVPLWSIEDVREWVKQIGFSEYATNFYESRVDGDLLLQITEDNLKEDIGLHNGIKRKRFTRELQQLKKMADYSSRDTGSLNEFLQGIGPEYTIYTYSMLNAGVDKESIRGLSDEQLEVECRIVNSIHRLRILNAIRAYENNLLSKGEENMEKKLDVFVSYRRSNGSQLASLLKVHLQVRGFTVFIDVERLEAGKFDNNLLRSIRQAKHFLLVLTPNALERCKHDTEQKDWVHREIVAALQSQCNIVPIIDNFEWPEPEELPEDMRAVCHFNGVRWIHDYQDACVEKLESFLRGKSNLANRLEGALRSRGDVPTPGTATIGRGPPNYQRMHSSESRGSDKAD
- the LOC124533899 gene encoding NAD(+) hydrolase sarm1 isoform X4, whose amino-acid sequence is MGNVQCCASDRLHEGKTPKKPKNKKKNKKKQKENSEKTNGVGGGKVNESVYTVPKVADDNCERAALQAAQAQATPDDPVKKSQESLNMTQPTDTNSVKSETRNETMAAARERFFGQVRSEESLLSPGKTTKTSRWIPEFSLDGSNSLKSNGSAKDLASVMENLKKSSLARQNQTLNTQVTSSLKQQMVSSTTSSSAVTSQRVQSSSQRASSMKSDLTELKSSISEMKTLSNSALNFGQRLRSSMENIVDQDDIKDRHISDIRDLSEMGDIGDMSDMSDLAGDGPLVTFPESDTPPPDKQCLLASNTSVGTNAANELKYSAARMTSASSTRVVTDGYSASKSEANSTRMRRLQHGDMQYAERSAAGASHRLLQAEGLTAEQNAAYHQEKRSLQAGEVTAQEANNMSATSSRLQTEAFSAEKKAMASSQARQTVTSSGMFSHKEHSSVAHSNMTISSKNLTTKSTLLSSQMSQLLNGTVKPGDEDLSNLTFEDLDKLDASSNQKDVETAIQKYSHRVNAFITAVKNNQIDLKNACTHFNKLNEMLRRAWAVPTYGHELGYSLCNTLRTSGGLDILMANCLESNNPDLQFCSAKLLEQCLTTENRAHVVENGLEKVVNVACVCTKHANSVDHARIGTGILEHLFKHSEGTCSDVIKLGGLDAVLFECRKNDIETLRHCATALANLSLYGGAENQEAMIKRSVPMWLFPLAFHNDDNIKYYACLAIAVLVANKEIEAAVLKSGTLDLVEPFVTTHNPSEFARSNLAHAHGQSKNWLQRLVPVLSSKREEARNLAAFHFCMEAGIKKQQGNTEIFREIGAIESLKKVASCPNAVASKYAAQALRLIGEEVPHKLSQQVPLWSIEDVREWVKQIGFSEYATNFYESRVDGDLLLQITEDNLKEDIGLHNGIKRKRFTRELQQLKKMADYSSRDTGSLNEFLQGIGPEYTIYTYSMLNAGVDKESIRGLSDEQLEVECRIVNSIHRLRILNAIRAYENNLLSKGEENMEKKLDVFVSYRRSNGSQLASLLKVHLQVRGFTVFIDVERLEAGKFDNNLLRSIRQAKHFLLVLTPNALERCKHDTEQKDWVHREIVAALQSQCNIVPIIDNFEWPEPEELPEDMRAVCHFNGVRWIHDYQDACVEKLESFLRGKSNLANRLEGALRSRGDVPTPGTATIGRGPPNYQRMHSSESRGSDKAD
- the LOC124533899 gene encoding NAD(+) hydrolase sarm1 isoform X5, which produces MGNVQCCASDRLHEGKTPKKPKNKKKNKKKQKENSEKTNGVGGGKVNESVYTVPKVADDNCERAALQAAQAQATPDDPVKKSQESLNMTQPTDTNSVKSETRNETMAAARERFFGQIPEFSLDGSNSLKSNGSAKDLASVMENLKKSSLARQNQTLNTQVTSSLKQQMVSSTTSSSAVTSQRVQSSSQRASSMKSDLTELKSSISEMKTLSNSALNFGQRLRSSMENIVDQDDIKDRHISDIRDLSEMGDIGDMSDMSDLAGDGPLVTFPESDTPPPDKQCLLASNTSVGTNAANELKYSAARMTSASSTRVVTDGYSASKSEANSTRMRRLQHGDMQYAERSAAGASHRLLQAEGLTAEQNAAYHQEKRSLQAGEVTAQEANNMSATSSRLQTEAFSAEKKAMASSQARQTVTSSGMFSHKEHSSVAHSNMTISSKNLTTKSTLLSSQMSQLLNGTVKPGDEDLSNLTFEDLDKLDASSNQKDVETAIQKYSHRVNAFITAVKNNQIDLKNACTHFNKLNEMLRRAWAVPTYGHELGYSLCNTLRTSGGLDILMANCLESNNPDLQFCSAKLLEQCLTTENRAHVVENGLEKVVNVACVCTKHANSVDHARIGTGILEHLFKHSEGTCSDVIKLGGLDAVLFECRKNDIETLRHCATALANLSLYGGAENQEAMIKRSVPMWLFPLAFHNDDNIKYYACLAIAVLVANKEIEAAVLKSGTLDLVEPFVTTHNPSEFARSNLAHAHGQSKNWLQRLVPVLSSKREEARNLAAFHFCMEAGIKKQQGNTEIFREIGAIESLKKVASCPNAVASKYAAQALRLIGEEVPHKLSQQVPLWSIEDVREWVKQIGFSEYATNFYESRVDGDLLLQITEDNLKEDIGLHNGIKRKRFTRELQQLKKMADYSSRDTGSLNEFLQGIGPEYTIYTYSMLNAGVDKESIRGLSDEQLEVECRIVNSIHRLRILNAIRAYENNLLSKGEENMEKKLDVFVSYRRSNGSQLASLLKVHLQVRGFTVFIDVERLEAGKFDNNLLRSIRQAKHFLLVLTPNALERCKHDTEQKDWVHREIVAALQSQCNIVPIIDNFEWPEPEELPEDMRAVCHFNGVRWIHDYQDACVEKLESFLRGKSNLANRLEGALRSRGDVPTPGTATIGRGPPNYQRMHSSESRGSDKAD
- the LOC124533899 gene encoding NAD(+) hydrolase sarm1 isoform X8; translation: MVVTKVDNMASYSAYTGKPKILFPKKVRSEESLLSPGKTTKTSRWIPEFSLDGSNSLKSNGSAKDLASVMENLKKSSLARQNQTLNTQMVSSTTSSSAVTSQRVQSSSQRASSMKSDLTELKSSISEMKTLSNSALNFGQRLRSSMENIVDQDDIKDRHISDIRDLSEMGDIGDMSDMSDLAGDGPLVTFPESDTPPPDKQCLLASNTSVGTNAANELKYSAARMTSASSTRVVTDGYSASKSEANSTRMRRLQHGDMQYAERSAAGASHRLLQAEGLTAEQNAAYHQEKRSLQAGEVTAQEANNMSATSSRLQTEAFSAEKKAMASSQARQTVTSSGMFSHKEHSSVAHSNMTISSKNLTTKSTLLSSQMSQLLNGTVKPGDEDLSNLTFEDLDKLDASSNQKDVETAIQKYSHRVNAFITAVKNNQIDLKNACTHFNKLNEMLRRAWAVPTYGHELGYSLCNTLRTSGGLDILMANCLESNNPDLQFCSAKLLEQCLTTENRAHVVENGLEKVVNVACVCTKHANSVDHARIGTGILEHLFKHSEGTCSDVIKLGGLDAVLFECRKNDIETLRHCATALANLSLYGGAENQEAMIKRSVPMWLFPLAFHNDDNIKYYACLAIAVLVANKEIEAAVLKSGTLDLVEPFVTTHNPSEFARSNLAHAHGQSKNWLQRLVPVLSSKREEARNLAAFHFCMEAGIKKQQGNTEIFREIGAIESLKKVASCPNAVASKYAAQALRLIGEEVPHKLSQQVPLWSIEDVREWVKQIGFSEYATNFYESRVDGDLLLQITEDNLKEDIGLHNGIKRKRFTRELQQLKKMADYSSRDTGSLNEFLQGIGPEYTIYTYSMLNAGVDKESIRGLSDEQLEVECRIVNSIHRLRILNAIRAYENNLLSKGEENMEKKLDVFVSYRRSNGSQLASLLKVHLQVRGFTVFIDVERLEAGKFDNNLLRSIRQAKHFLLVLTPNALERCKHDTEQKDWVHREIVAALQSQCNIVPIIDNFEWPEPEELPEDMRAVCHFNGVRWIHDYQDACVEKLESFLRGKSNLANRLEGALRSRGDVPTPGTATIGRGPPNYQRMHSSESRGSDKAD
- the LOC124533899 gene encoding NAD(+) hydrolase sarm1 isoform X9, with protein sequence MVVTKVDNMASYSAYTGKPKILFPKKIPEFSLDGSNSLKSNGSAKDLASVMENLKKSSLARQNQTLNTQVTSSLKQQMVSSTTSSSAVTSQRVQSSSQRASSMKSDLTELKSSISEMKTLSNSALNFGQRLRSSMENIVDQDDIKDRHISDIRDLSEMGDIGDMSDMSDLAGDGPLVTFPESDTPPPDKQCLLASNTSVGTNAANELKYSAARMTSASSTRVVTDGYSASKSEANSTRMRRLQHGDMQYAERSAAGASHRLLQAEGLTAEQNAAYHQEKRSLQAGEVTAQEANNMSATSSRLQTEAFSAEKKAMASSQARQTVTSSGMFSHKEHSSVAHSNMTISSKNLTTKSTLLSSQMSQLLNGTVKPGDEDLSNLTFEDLDKLDASSNQKDVETAIQKYSHRVNAFITAVKNNQIDLKNACTHFNKLNEMLRRAWAVPTYGHELGYSLCNTLRTSGGLDILMANCLESNNPDLQFCSAKLLEQCLTTENRAHVVENGLEKVVNVACVCTKHANSVDHARIGTGILEHLFKHSEGTCSDVIKLGGLDAVLFECRKNDIETLRHCATALANLSLYGGAENQEAMIKRSVPMWLFPLAFHNDDNIKYYACLAIAVLVANKEIEAAVLKSGTLDLVEPFVTTHNPSEFARSNLAHAHGQSKNWLQRLVPVLSSKREEARNLAAFHFCMEAGIKKQQGNTEIFREIGAIESLKKVASCPNAVASKYAAQALRLIGEEVPHKLSQQVPLWSIEDVREWVKQIGFSEYATNFYESRVDGDLLLQITEDNLKEDIGLHNGIKRKRFTRELQQLKKMADYSSRDTGSLNEFLQGIGPEYTIYTYSMLNAGVDKESIRGLSDEQLEVECRIVNSIHRLRILNAIRAYENNLLSKGEENMEKKLDVFVSYRRSNGSQLASLLKVHLQVRGFTVFIDVERLEAGKFDNNLLRSIRQAKHFLLVLTPNALERCKHDTEQKDWVHREIVAALQSQCNIVPIIDNFEWPEPEELPEDMRAVCHFNGVRWIHDYQDACVEKLESFLRGKSNLANRLEGALRSRGDVPTPGTATIGRGPPNYQRMHSSESRGSDKAD